One Aphelocoma coerulescens isolate FSJ_1873_10779 chromosome 5, UR_Acoe_1.0, whole genome shotgun sequence DNA segment encodes these proteins:
- the L3HYPDH gene encoding trans-3-hydroxy-L-proline dehydratase, producing the protein MAAQGGGDGGGAGRALPPHSPSGAVLQTVEMHTGGEPLRIIPRLEAAEQAAAGLSLLSLRREVAATQDHLRRALMHEPRGHAGMYGAVVVRGGAAAEGAHLAALFLHCAGYSAMCGHAVMALGRFALDYGLVPAPTRPETAVRLRCPCGPVTAFVPWDGHRSGNPVRFHSVPAFAAATDLAIDVPGRGKVVVDIGYGGTFYAFLSAEQLGLDVCSSKTRDLVSAASAVTEAVKKQFKLHHPESEDLAFLYGTILTDGKDAFSEEPTTNICVFADEQVDRSPTGSGVTARIALQYHKGLIQLDQTRTFRSSTTGSLFTGKAVKATKFGNYNAVIVEVSGEAFYTGTATFTVEEEDPLKHGFFFK; encoded by the exons ATGGCGGCGCAGGGCGGCGGGGACGGCGGCGGAGCGGGACGGGCGCTGCCGCCGCACTCGCCCTCGGGCGCGGTGCTGCAGACGGTGGAGATGCACACGGGCGGCGAGCCGCTGCGCATCATCCCGCGGCTGGAGGCGGCGGAgcaggcggcggcggggctgtCGCTGCTGTCGCTGCGGCGGGAGGTGGCGGCCACGCAGGACCACCTGCGGCGGGCGCTGATGCACGAGCCGCGCGGCCACGCCGGCATGTACGGGGCCGTGGTGGTgcgcggcggggcggccgcggagGGCGCGCACCTGGCCGCCCTGTTCCTGCACTGCGCCGGCTACAGCGCCATGTGCGGCCACGCCGTGATGGCCCTCGGCCGCTTCGCCCTCGACTACGGGCTGGTGCCAGCGCCCACCCGCCCCGAGACCGCCGTCCGCCTGCGCTGCCCCTGCGGGCCCGTCACCGCCTTCGTGCCCTGGGACGGCCACCGCAGCGGCAATCCCGTGCGCTTCCACAGCGTGCCTGCCTTCGCTGCCGCCACCG ACTTGGCCATTGACGTCCCTGGCCGTGGGAAGGTGGTGGTTGACATTGGCTACGGTGGCACTTTCTATGCCTTCCTCAGCGCCGAGCAGCTGGGCCTGGACGTGTGCTCTTCAAAGACCAGAGACCTTGTCAGTGCTGCAAGTGCAGTGACAGAAGCGGTGAAGAAACAG TTCAAGCTTCATCACCCTGAGAGTGAAGACCTGGCTTTCCTCTACGGCACCATACTGACAGATGGGAAGGATGCCTTTAGCGAGGAGCCCACCACCAACATCTGTGTGTTTGCAGATGAACAG GTTGACCGAAGTCCAACAGGTTCGGGGGTGACAGCTCGCATTGCCTTGCAGTACCATAAGGGACTCATCCAGCTGGACCAGACCAGAACCTTCCGGAGCAGCACCACAGGCTCCTTGTTCACCGGGAAGGCAGTGAAGGCAA CCAAGTTTGGAAACTACAATGCCGTCATCGTGGAAGTCTCGGGAGAAGCCTTTTACACTGGTACAGCCACCTTCACTGTCGAAGAGGAGGACCCGCTGAAACACGGCTTCTTCTTCAAGTGA
- the GPR135 gene encoding G-protein coupled receptor 135 — MRLRMEPAAAVPGNLSRGGGNESGGAAAAAGAAGWSAAALASQAAALLLIFALSALGNGAVVLVIARHRQLRTVTNAFVLSLSLSELLGALLCLPLAFLSLLSRPPGAWLFGQRLCLASAALHAGLGIAATLTMALLSFDRYCAIVRQPRHKMGRRRAAQLLAAVWLAALALAGPWYGLAGEGRREARPGAYRCVYVLPWGSSRLGPPYGAALIVLCYLLPFAVMCFCHFNICRAVRLAESRVRPLTTYGHLLRAYGEMRTATTVLIMIVSIICCWGPYCILGLAAAAGRLPFSPTMDAVASGMAWANGAINPLIYAARNPNISVLLRRSREGGYKTRNNMVAYLSVPGRQPEPRSRAERVRERYINRHSGPPGSALSSSSPASGAEVAMWACKTPAVLFCRDGQPDTISEATLKAKAGTIDTSL, encoded by the coding sequence atgAGGCTGCGCATGGAGCCGGCGGCGGCCGTGCCGGGCAACCTCTCCCGCGGCGGCGGCAACGAgagcggcggggcggcggcggcggcgggagcggcggggtgGTCGGCGGCGGCGCTGGCCTCGCAAGCAGCCGCGCTGCTGCTCATCTTCGCCCTCTCGGCGCTGGGCAACGGGGCGGTGGTGCTGGTGATCGCCCGGCACCGGCAGCTCCGCACGGTCACCAACGCCTTCGTGCTGTCGCTGTCGCTGTCGGAGCTGCTGGGcgccctgctctgcctgccgCTGGCCTTCCTCAGCCTGCTCAGCCGCCCGCCCGGCGCTTGGCTCTTCGGGCAGCGCCTGTGCCTGGCCAGCGCCGCCCTCCACGCCGGGCTGGGCATCGCCGCCACGCTCACCATGGCCCTGCTGTCCTTCGACCGCTACTGTGCCATCGTCCGCCAGCCCCGGCACAAGATGGGCCGGCGCCGCGCCGCGCAGCTGCTGGCCGCAGTCTGGCTGGCCGCCCTGGCGCTGGCCGGACCCTGGTACGGGCTGGCGGGCGAGGGGCGCCGCGAAGCCCGTCCCGGCGCCTACCGCTGCGTCTAcgtgctgccctggggctcctcGCGGCTCGGGCCGCCCTACGGCGCTGCCCTCATCGTGCTCTGCTACCTCCTGCCCTTCGCCGTCATGTGCTTCTGCCACTTCAACATCTGCCGGGCGGTGCGGCTGGCCGAGAGCCGCGTGCGGCCGCTCACCACCTACGGGCACCTGCTGCGCGCCTACGGGGAGATGCGCACGGCCACCACCGTCCTCATCATGATCGTCTCCATCATCTGCTGCTGGGGGCCCTACTGCATCCTGGGGCTGGCCGCTGCCGCCGGCCGCCTGCCCTTCTCGCCCACCATGGACGCCGTGGCCAGCGGGATGGCCTGGGCCAACGGCGCCATCAACCCCCTCATCTACGCCGCCCGCAACCCCAACATCTCGGTGCTGCTGCGGCGCAGCCGGGAGGGTGGCTACAAGACTAGGAACAACATGGTCGCCTACCTGTCGGTGCCGGGCCGCCAGCCGGAGCCCCGGAGCCGGGCTGAGCGTGTCCGGGAACGCTACATCAATCGGCACAGCGGCCCCCCGGGCAGCGCCCTGTCCTCCTCCAGCCCGGCCAGCGGGGCAGAGGTGGCCATGTGGGCCTGCAAGACTCCCGCTGTGCTCTTCTGCCGGGATGGGCAGCCGGACACTATCTCTGAGGCCACCTTGAAGGCCAAAGCAGGCACCATCGACACCAGcctctga